One genomic window of Glycine soja cultivar W05 chromosome 9, ASM419377v2, whole genome shotgun sequence includes the following:
- the LOC114425273 gene encoding ankyrin repeat and zinc finger domain-containing protein 1-like, producing the protein MVTNLPATKSTNTTTSLQEKRHRSIFEVPPNFFDCCRLLPSPHSSVSDHYSVSRTQTLEPSSNDDVVLDAPQNAVVSAPRWTCNTCKTQFDSLQDQRSHFKSDIHRFNVKLTIAGKNIVKEEDFEVLTSEFVKDYDVSSISGSEIDDDSETESQSQSVLCDKSSKSFKPKLFFRLQTGQRVSVWKCLIMNVTENVLYDNETAENQVVEKLKSLTAEPRDNTYLRIVLLASGGHFAGCVFDGDAVVAHKTFHRYVVRAKAGKKQSSKDASGRAAHSAGASLRRYNEIALKKEVHELFTDWKPYFDASNCIFIHAPSSSRQLLYDGERSYFTNQQCAIRNIALTVRRPTFREAKRVYSQLIQVTYEADEKEVLQSNQEDSVSIHISKINVSPTSSKGDMAELDDKDKAEAFSSKQNDELPISSNGESEDDLSCKSTPLHQAAQSDDSLKVLEFLEQGLDPCIKDERGRTPYMLAHDKEVRNTFRRFMASNLDKWDWQAAKVPSALTKEMEESQAAKQAEKDAKRKARAKELKKLRKAKEKKAQVEATLPKNDSKTIEKQVTASTSVKGQSQLKSGVQLSKEDQIRMAQAAEREKRAAAAEKRIAALKIQANSATTAPTMSEPKSGLAGDIYCSCCNSSLAGKVPFHRYNYKYCSTSCMHVHREILEDQ; encoded by the exons ATGGTGACTAATCTTCCTGCAACAAAGTCCACCAACACAACGACGTCGTTACAGGAGAAACGACACCGTTCTATCTTCGAAGTTCCACCGAACTTCTTCGATTGTTGTCGCCTTCTCCCTTCTCCTCACTCATCCGTTTCCGACCACTACAGCGTATCCAGAACCCAAACCCTCGAACCATCCTCAAACGACGACGTCGTTTTGGATGCCCCTCAAAACGCGGTCGTTTCCGCGCCTAGGTGGACCTGCAATACCTGCAAGACTCAATTCGATTCCCTTCAGGACCAGCGTTCCCATTTCAAATCCGACATTCATCGATTCAAC GTGAAGCTGACAATTGCTGGAAAGAATATTGTGAAGGAAGAAGATTTTGAGGTTCTGACATCTGAATTTGTCAAAGACTATGATGTGTCAAGTATATCAGGATCAGAAATTGACGATGATAGTGAAACTGAGTCTCAGAGTCAAAGTGTATTGTGTGACAAATCTAGCAAAAGTTTTAAACCGAAACTATTCTTCCGTCTTCAGACAGGGCAGAGAGTTTCTGTCTGGAAGTGTTTGATTATGAATGTGactgaaaatgtattgtatGATAATGAAACGGCTGAGAATCAAGTGGTTGAGAAGTTGAAATCTTTGACTGCTGAGCCCAGAGACAATACCTATTTGAGGATTGTTCTGCTTGCGTCTGGTGGGCACTTCGCAGGTTGTGTCTTTGACGGTGATGCTGTTGTGGCTCACAAGACATTTCACAG ATATGTTGTAAGGGCGAAGGCAGGAAAAAAACAATCATCTAAAGATGCTTCTGGCAGGGCTGCTCATTCTGCTGGGGCTTCACTTCGTCGATATAATGAAATTGCATTGAAGAAG GAAGTTCATGAACTGTTCACTGATTGGAAACCTTATTTTGATGCTTCCAATTGCATTTTTATACATGCACCTTCAAGTAGTCGTCAACTGCTTTATGATGGAGAGAGATCGTACTTTACCAATCAGCAGTGTGCTATTAGAAATATTGCTTTGACTGTTCGGAGGCCTACTTTCAGGGAAGCAAAGCGGGTATATAGCCAGTTGATCCAGGTAACCTATGAAGCAGATGAAAAGGAAGTTTTGCAAAGCAACCAAGAGGATTCAGTATCAATTcacatttctaaaataaatgtcAGTCCAACCTCCAGCAAGGGGGACATGGCTGAGTTGGATGACAAAGATAAAGCTGAAGCTTTTTCAAGTAAACAAAATGATGAACTCCCAATTTCAAGTAATGGAGAAAGTGAGGATGATCTATCTTGTAAATCAACTCCTTTACATCAGGCAGCACAATCGGATGACTCTCTAAAGGTTTTAGAGTTCTTGGAACAGGGCTTGGATCCCTGCATCAAAGATGAAAGGGGGAGGACCCCATATATGTTGGCACATGACAAAGAAGTGAGGAATACTTTCAGAAGGTTTATGGCGTCAAATCTTGACAAATGGGATTGGCAAGCTGCAAAAGTGCCCAGTGCATTGACCAAAGAAATGGAAGAATCACAAGCTGCTAAGCAG GCAGAAAAAGATGCTAAGAGAAAAGCTAGAGCAAAAGAATTAAAGAAATTGCgtaaagcaaaagaaaagaaggcTCAG GTTGAAGCCACCTTGCCTAAGAATGATTCGAAAACTATAGAGAAGCAAGTAACTGCTTCAACATCGGTTAAGGGACAATCTCAACTAAAAAGTGGTGTGCAATTATCCAAAGAG GACCAAATAAGAATGGCACAGGCTGctgaaagagaaaagagagcAGCTGCTGCCGAGAAGAGAATAGCTGCCCTCAAAATTCAAGCTAATAGTGCAACCACTGCACCAACCATGTCAGAACCTAAAAGTGGATTAGCCGGTGACATTTACTGTTCCTGTTGTAATTCATCACTTGCTGGTAAAGTTCCCTTCCACCGGTATAATTACAAATACTGCAGCACATCATGCATGCATGTACACAGGGAGATCCTAGAAGACCAATGA
- the LOC114425271 gene encoding fasciclin-like arabinogalactan protein 10, translated as MAHLLPFLVLTLLAATASAHNITDILAANPDYSDFNDFLSQTGLAGDINTRQTITVLVLNNAAFSAVAAKHPLSVVKNLLSLHILLDYFDNTKLHQITNGTTLSTTLYQTTGNANGNVGSVNITDLKGGKVGFGSAAPGSKLDSSYIKSVKSIPYNISVIEISAPIMAPGILAAPPPSADVNITALIEKAGCKTFASLISSNGLIKTFQATADKGLTIFAPNDEAFKAKGVPDLSKLTNAEVVSLLQYHAAAKYLPVGSLKTTKDSINTLASNGAGKFDLTVSVAGDSLTLHTGVDSSRIADTILDSSPLSIYSVDSVLLPQELFAKSPSPAPAPESVSSPTPAPSPVAEAPSPFPASPPAPAGESPAGAPAEAPSSEAERSSSAGKNDGVHVKASAALTVAVSALSAFVISATFM; from the coding sequence ATGGCTCACCTGCTCCCCTTCCTCGTCCTCACTCTCCTCGCCGCCACCGCCTCCGCCCACAACATCACCGACATTCTCGCCGCCAACCCCGACTACAGCGACTTCAACGACTTCCTCTCCCAAACCGGCCTCGCCGGCGACATCAACACCCGCCAGACCATCACCGTCCTCGTCCTCAACAACGCCGCCTTCTCCGCCGTCGCCGCGAAACACCCCCTCTCCGTCGTCAAGAACCTCCTCAGCCTCCATATCCTCCTCGACTACTTCGACAACACAAAGCTCCACCAGATCACCAACGGGACCACTCTTTCCACCACTCTCTACCAAACCACAGGTAATGCCAACGGCAACGTCGGCTCCGTCAACATCACCGACCTCAAAGGCGGCAAGGTCGGCTTCGGCTCCGCGGCTCCCGGCTCCAAACTCGACTCCTCCTACATCAAATCCGTCAAAAGTATCCCCTACAACATCTCCGTCATCGAAATCAGCGCGCCGATAATGGCGCCGGGGATCCTCGCGGCTCCTCCTCCGTCAGCCGACGTTAACATAACGGCGCTAATCGAAAAAGCCGGATGCAAAACGTTCGCCTCACTTATCTCCTCTAACGGACTCATTAAAACGTTTCAGGCAACGGCGGATAAAGGTTTGACTATTTTCGCTCCTAACGATGAAGCGTTTAAGGCGAAAGGAGTACCTGATTTGAGCAAGCTCACGAACGCTGAAGTGGTTTCGCTCTTACAGTATCACGCAGCCGCTAAGTACCTTCCTGTTGGATCTTTGAAAACAACGAAGGATTCCATTAATACTCTCGCTTCCAATGGCGCCGGAAAGTTCGATTTGACCGTTTCCGTCGCCGGAGATTCCCTCACGTTACACACCGGTGTTGATTCGTCGAGGATTGCGGACACCATTCTGGATTCCTCTCCGCTTTCGATTTATTCAGTCGACAGCGTTCTTCTTCCGCAGGAACTGTTCGCGAAGTCGCCGTCTCCCGCTCCGGCGCCGGAATCGGTTTCTTCTCCTACTCCTGCACCGTCACCAGTGGCGGAAGCGCCTTCGCCGTTTCCCGCGTCGCCTCCGGCTCCCGCGGGAGAGAGTCCCGCTGGTGCTCCGGCGGAAGCGCCATCATCAGAAGCTGAGCGGAGTAGTTCCGCCGGTAAGAATGACGGGGTTCACGTGAAAGCTTCTGCGGCTCTCACTGTTGCAGTGTCTGCATTGTCTGCATTTGTGATTTCTGCtacttttatgtaa